One window of Sphingomonas sp. KC8 genomic DNA carries:
- a CDS encoding efflux RND transporter permease subunit, translated as MIGRLIHWSVQNRFFVVLGALALLAAGLWAVRATPIDALPDLSDTQVIIRTSYPGQAPQIVENQVTYPLATTMLSVPGAKKVRAYSFFGDSFVYVIFEDGTDLYWARSRVLEYLNQVQGRLPETAKSAIGPDATGVGWVYEYALVDRTGGHDLSQLRGLQDWFLRYELKSLPGVAEVASIGGMVKQYQVVLDPVRLAAFGITHAQVVEAIGRANQEAGGSVLEMAEAEYMVRASGYLKTLDDFRAIPLRTAAGGVPVTLGDVATVQIGPEMRRGIADLDGDGEVAAGVVILRQGADARGTIEAVTAKLEELKKSLPAGVAVVPVYDRSQLIDNAIANLTHKLAEEFIVVALVCALFLWHVRSALVAIVTLPLGVLAAFIVMRFQGVNANIMSLGGIAIAIGAMVDAAIVMIENAHKRIEQWAHAHPGEQLEGDTRWNLVTQAAIEIGPALFFSLLIITLSFVPVFTLEAQEGRLFAPLAFTKTYTMAGAAILSVTLVPVLMGWLIRGKIPSEQANPINRVLTAAYRPAIDWVLKRPKTTLIIAALVFATTAWPLSRLGGEFLPAMNEGDLLYMPSALPGLSAAKASELLQQTDRMIKSVPEVQSVFGKAGRAETATDPAPLEMFETTIRFKPRDQWRPGMTPEKLVEELDRAVKVPGLANIWVPPIRNRIDMLATGIKSPIGVKVSGANLAELDRIAREVESVAKAVPGVSSALAERLTGGRYVDVDIDRSAAGRYGLNIADVQAIVAGAIGGETIGQTVEGLARYPINVRYPRELRDNLDGLRALPVLTPAGQQITLGTVARIEITDGPPMLKTENGRPSTWVYVDVRGRDLTSVVGDLRQAVSQRIKLTPGVSVAYSGQFEYLQRAVDRLKFVIPATLAIIFVLLFLIFRRFDEAALIMATLPFALTGGFWILYLLGYHQSVATGVGFIALAGVAAEFGVVMLIYLKSALAERGVDPDAAGVEAAVREGALLRVRPKAMTVAVIIAGLLPILIGSGAGSEVMRRIAAPMVGGMLTAPLLSMFVIPAAYLLMRRRNQKV; from the coding sequence ATGATAGGGCGGCTGATCCACTGGTCCGTCCAGAACCGCTTCTTCGTCGTGCTCGGCGCGCTGGCGCTGTTGGCCGCCGGGCTGTGGGCGGTGCGCGCGACGCCGATCGATGCGCTCCCCGATCTCTCGGATACACAGGTGATCATCCGCACCTCCTATCCAGGCCAGGCGCCGCAGATCGTCGAGAACCAGGTCACCTATCCGCTGGCGACCACCATGCTCTCGGTGCCGGGCGCGAAGAAGGTGAGGGCCTATTCGTTCTTCGGGGACAGCTTCGTCTATGTGATCTTCGAGGACGGCACCGACCTCTATTGGGCGCGTTCGCGCGTGCTCGAATATCTGAATCAGGTGCAGGGGCGGCTCCCCGAGACCGCGAAGAGCGCGATCGGGCCCGATGCGACCGGCGTCGGGTGGGTCTATGAATATGCGCTGGTCGACCGGACCGGGGGGCATGACCTGTCGCAGCTTCGCGGGCTCCAGGACTGGTTCCTGCGTTATGAACTCAAAAGCCTGCCTGGCGTCGCCGAGGTCGCGAGCATCGGCGGGATGGTGAAGCAGTATCAGGTCGTGCTCGACCCGGTGAGACTCGCCGCGTTCGGGATCACCCATGCACAGGTGGTCGAGGCGATTGGGCGCGCCAATCAGGAAGCAGGCGGCTCGGTGCTCGAGATGGCCGAGGCCGAATACATGGTCCGCGCCTCGGGCTATCTGAAGACGCTCGACGACTTCCGCGCCATTCCGCTGCGGACGGCCGCAGGCGGTGTGCCAGTCACGCTGGGCGATGTCGCCACCGTCCAGATCGGTCCCGAGATGCGGCGCGGTATCGCCGATCTCGATGGCGACGGCGAGGTCGCGGCTGGCGTGGTCATCCTGCGGCAAGGCGCGGATGCGCGCGGTACGATCGAGGCGGTCACGGCAAAGCTCGAGGAGTTGAAGAAGAGCCTGCCGGCGGGCGTCGCGGTGGTGCCCGTTTATGATCGCTCGCAGCTCATCGACAACGCGATCGCAAATCTCACCCACAAACTCGCCGAGGAATTCATCGTCGTGGCATTGGTCTGCGCGCTGTTCCTCTGGCACGTCCGGTCGGCGCTGGTCGCAATCGTGACCCTGCCCTTGGGCGTGCTTGCCGCCTTCATCGTGATGCGCTTCCAGGGGGTCAACGCCAACATCATGTCGCTGGGCGGCATCGCGATCGCCATCGGCGCGATGGTCGATGCCGCGATCGTGATGATCGAGAATGCGCACAAGCGCATCGAGCAATGGGCGCACGCGCATCCGGGTGAACAACTCGAAGGGGACACGCGCTGGAACCTCGTCACCCAGGCGGCGATCGAGATCGGGCCGGCGTTGTTCTTCTCCTTGCTCATCATCACGCTGTCGTTCGTGCCGGTGTTCACGCTCGAGGCGCAGGAAGGCCGTCTGTTCGCGCCGCTCGCCTTCACCAAGACCTACACGATGGCGGGAGCGGCGATCCTGTCGGTGACTCTGGTGCCGGTGCTGATGGGCTGGCTGATCCGGGGAAAGATCCCTTCGGAACAGGCCAACCCCATCAACCGCGTGCTCACCGCGGCCTATCGTCCGGCTATCGATTGGGTGCTCAAGCGGCCGAAGACGACGCTTATCATCGCCGCGCTCGTGTTCGCGACCACTGCCTGGCCGCTGTCGCGATTGGGCGGCGAGTTCCTGCCCGCGATGAATGAAGGCGATCTGCTCTACATGCCTTCAGCACTGCCTGGACTGTCGGCGGCAAAGGCATCCGAGCTGCTCCAGCAGACCGACCGGATGATCAAGAGCGTCCCTGAGGTGCAGAGCGTGTTCGGCAAGGCCGGGCGCGCCGAGACCGCGACCGATCCAGCGCCGCTCGAGATGTTCGAGACGACGATCCGGTTCAAGCCCCGCGATCAATGGCGACCCGGCATGACGCCCGAGAAGCTGGTGGAGGAACTGGACCGTGCCGTGAAGGTGCCCGGCCTTGCCAATATCTGGGTGCCGCCGATCCGTAACCGGATCGACATGCTAGCGACCGGCATCAAGAGCCCGATCGGGGTCAAGGTTTCGGGCGCCAATCTCGCTGAGCTCGACCGGATCGCGCGCGAGGTCGAGAGCGTGGCGAAGGCGGTGCCCGGCGTGAGTTCAGCGCTGGCGGAGCGGTTGACCGGCGGGCGCTATGTCGACGTCGACATCGATCGCAGTGCGGCGGGTCGTTATGGGCTCAATATCGCCGACGTACAGGCCATCGTCGCGGGCGCGATCGGCGGCGAGACGATTGGACAGACGGTCGAGGGCCTCGCCCGTTATCCGATCAATGTCCGCTACCCGCGCGAACTTCGCGACAATCTCGACGGCCTGCGTGCGCTTCCCGTGCTCACACCCGCCGGTCAGCAGATCACGCTCGGAACCGTCGCCCGTATCGAAATTACGGATGGCCCACCGATGCTCAAAACCGAGAATGGCCGGCCTTCGACCTGGGTCTATGTCGATGTGCGTGGTCGCGATCTCACCTCGGTTGTTGGCGATCTTCGCCAGGCTGTGTCTCAGAGGATCAAGCTCACGCCGGGCGTAAGCGTCGCCTATTCGGGTCAGTTCGAATATCTCCAGCGCGCGGTTGACCGCCTGAAGTTCGTCATCCCCGCGACGCTTGCGATCATCTTCGTGCTGCTGTTCCTGATCTTCCGCCGCTTCGACGAGGCGGCGCTGATCATGGCCACGCTGCCCTTCGCGCTGACCGGCGGATTCTGGATCCTCTATCTGCTGGGCTATCACCAGTCGGTGGCGACCGGCGTCGGGTTCATCGCGCTCGCCGGCGTCGCTGCCGAGTTCGGCGTGGTGATGCTGATCTATCTGAAGAGCGCGCTGGCGGAGAGGGGCGTCGATCCGGACGCCGCGGGTGTCGAGGCCGCGGTCCGCGAGGGCGCCCTGCTGCGGGTACGCCCCAAGGCGATGACGGTCGCGGTCATCATCGCCGGCCTTCTCCCGATCCTTATCGGCAGCGGTGCCGGCTCCGAGGTGATGCGGCGGATCGCAGCCCCGATGGTCGGCGGCATGCTGACCGCCCCGCTACTGTCGATGTTCGTCATCCCCGCCGCCTATCTGCTGATGCGGCGACGGAACCAGAAAGTCTGA
- a CDS encoding efflux RND transporter periplasmic adaptor subunit encodes MSLELSARDRLALAAAAIALVAGAAGYGIATLRSADDTPQTAEGGRKILYWYDPMVPSQHFDKPGKSPFMDMQLVPKYADEGETETGIRIDPARTQNLGLRVVVAERGALGSGLTATGTIDFNQRDVAVVQARASGFVQRVYGRAPGDVIGAGAPLADLLVPEWAGAQAEFLAVRRTGDAALTRAARQRLALLGMPPGTIAAVERGGRPHNVITVSTPTGGTIKTLGVRAGMSVAAGQTLAEVNGLGTVWLNAAVPEAMAGQLRPGQTASATLAAFPGERFAGRVAAVLPDVQAESRTLTVRIELPNRGARLKPGMFATVDFGGSARSALLLPSEALIRTGKRTLVMLALPGGRYQPAEVQTGSEAGGQTEILAGLAEGEKVIASGQFLIDSEASLSGVEARPISAPPTSAPAKTAVYETTGRIEKIESASITLNHAAVLALKWPAMTMTFRLANPAIARGFKIGDRVHFSFDQSPEGPTVRSIVREASR; translated from the coding sequence ATGAGCCTGGAACTTTCCGCGCGGGACCGGCTGGCACTTGCTGCCGCCGCTATCGCGCTTGTTGCCGGTGCGGCGGGTTACGGGATCGCCACTTTGCGCAGTGCCGACGATACGCCGCAAACCGCCGAAGGCGGGCGCAAGATCCTCTACTGGTACGATCCGATGGTGCCCTCGCAGCATTTCGACAAGCCGGGCAAATCACCCTTCATGGATATGCAACTCGTCCCCAAATATGCGGACGAAGGCGAAACGGAGACCGGCATCCGGATCGACCCCGCACGCACGCAGAATCTCGGCCTTCGTGTCGTCGTGGCCGAGCGCGGAGCGCTTGGCTCGGGCCTGACCGCCACGGGCACCATCGATTTCAACCAGCGCGATGTCGCAGTCGTGCAGGCGCGTGCCTCGGGCTTTGTGCAGCGGGTCTATGGCCGGGCGCCGGGCGATGTGATCGGTGCCGGTGCCCCGCTCGCCGATCTGCTTGTTCCCGAATGGGCAGGTGCGCAGGCCGAGTTTCTGGCAGTGCGCCGGACCGGCGACGCGGCGTTGACCCGCGCCGCGCGTCAGCGGCTCGCGCTGCTCGGCATGCCGCCGGGTACGATCGCGGCGGTCGAGCGCGGTGGGCGACCGCACAATGTCATCACCGTGTCGACCCCGACGGGCGGTACGATCAAGACGCTCGGCGTCCGTGCGGGGATGAGCGTGGCGGCGGGGCAAACGCTCGCCGAAGTCAACGGCCTCGGCACGGTCTGGCTCAATGCCGCGGTCCCCGAAGCGATGGCGGGGCAGCTTCGTCCGGGCCAGACCGCCAGTGCGACGCTTGCCGCGTTCCCCGGCGAGCGCTTCGCGGGTCGCGTGGCGGCGGTTCTCCCCGACGTCCAGGCTGAGAGCAGAACGCTCACCGTCCGGATCGAGTTGCCCAATCGCGGCGCCAGGCTCAAGCCCGGCATGTTCGCAACCGTGGACTTTGGCGGCAGTGCTCGATCTGCCCTGCTTTTGCCATCCGAAGCGCTGATCCGGACGGGCAAGCGCACGCTCGTCATGCTTGCGCTGCCCGGAGGGCGCTATCAGCCGGCCGAGGTTCAGACAGGCTCCGAAGCGGGTGGCCAGACCGAAATCCTCGCTGGCCTTGCCGAAGGCGAGAAGGTGATCGCCTCTGGCCAGTTCCTCATCGACTCCGAGGCGAGCCTCTCGGGCGTCGAGGCACGGCCGATCTCGGCGCCGCCGACGTCGGCGCCTGCAAAGACCGCCGTCTATGAGACGACCGGCCGGATCGAGAAGATCGAGAGTGCCAGCATCACGCTCAATCACGCAGCCGTGCTCGCGCTCAAATGGCCGGCCATGACGATGACCTTCCGCCTCGCCAATCCCGCGATCGCGCGCGGGTTCAAGATCGGGGACCGTGTCCACTTCTCGTTCGACCAGTCTCCCGAAGGCCCCACAGTCCGATCGATCGTGCGCGAGGCCAGCCGATGA
- a CDS encoding TolC family protein produces MRYLFYAPLLVALPHIALAEPLSFDEAVDLAATQAPSLRARTLAIQSRQSAAIAAGELPDPKLGFGLDNFPISGPPAGSFSEDSMTMARVGIAQDVPNLAKRHARTGRAQADVAVAEAANLSEARRVRVATALAWIDLAYADRRMAAVDATITRLGALTSASTSSVASGSARPAQALDIRQAIASLEDRRSEVAAEVARARATLSRWTGDPDPAIEGGVPAFAIDPAALRRAIGAHPDLGAATARTRQAEADVTLARAEKRPDWGFDVAYQRRAERYGDMVSAGVTISLPLFAKKRQEPMIVASVATAGAALAEQEDMRRSLAADLEAGLADHVMHHEQWMRSKDTLLPLARHKADLETASYSAGRAGLLDVIQAQSTLADTELQTLDREGLVVRDAARLVLTYGGEDQ; encoded by the coding sequence ATGCGATATCTCTTCTATGCGCCACTTCTTGTCGCGCTGCCCCACATTGCCCTCGCCGAGCCGCTAAGCTTTGACGAGGCAGTCGACCTGGCCGCGACGCAGGCGCCGTCGCTTCGCGCGCGAACGCTCGCCATTCAATCCCGCCAGTCGGCCGCGATTGCCGCGGGCGAGCTGCCCGATCCCAAGCTCGGGTTCGGGCTCGACAATTTTCCGATCTCCGGGCCGCCGGCAGGCAGCTTCAGCGAGGACAGCATGACGATGGCGCGCGTGGGCATTGCCCAGGACGTGCCCAACCTCGCGAAGCGCCATGCGCGAACGGGCCGCGCACAGGCCGACGTCGCTGTCGCTGAGGCGGCGAACCTTTCCGAGGCGCGGCGTGTCCGGGTGGCAACGGCGCTTGCCTGGATCGATCTCGCTTATGCCGATCGAAGGATGGCGGCCGTCGACGCGACCATCACGAGGCTTGGGGCGCTGACCTCTGCTTCGACCTCGAGCGTCGCGTCCGGATCGGCGCGTCCCGCCCAGGCGCTTGACATCCGGCAGGCGATAGCAAGCCTCGAGGATCGACGCAGCGAGGTCGCGGCCGAGGTCGCCCGCGCGAGGGCGACACTCTCGCGCTGGACCGGCGATCCCGATCCCGCGATCGAGGGAGGAGTGCCCGCGTTTGCCATTGATCCGGCGGCTCTGCGGCGCGCGATCGGTGCGCATCCCGATCTGGGCGCTGCGACCGCGCGCACGCGCCAGGCCGAAGCGGACGTGACGCTTGCTCGTGCCGAAAAGCGGCCCGACTGGGGCTTTGATGTCGCCTATCAGCGGCGCGCCGAGCGCTATGGCGACATGGTGTCCGCGGGCGTCACGATCAGCCTGCCGCTCTTCGCGAAGAAGCGACAGGAGCCGATGATTGTCGCAAGTGTCGCAACCGCCGGCGCGGCACTTGCCGAACAGGAGGACATGCGGCGCTCGCTTGCTGCCGATCTCGAAGCCGGGCTCGCCGATCACGTCATGCATCATGAGCAGTGGATGCGGTCGAAGGATACGCTGTTGCCGCTCGCACGGCACAAGGCCGACCTTGAGACAGCCAGCTATTCGGCGGGCCGCGCCGGATTGCTCGACGTGATCCAGGCACAATCCACGCTGGCCGACACCGAGCTGCAGACGCTCGACCGCGAGGGCTTGGTGGTGCGGGACGCCGCCCGCCTCGTGCTGACCTATGGGGGCGAAGACCAATGA
- a CDS encoding cation transporter translates to MSDCGCSGDEERASVDPAYRRALWIVVVLNIGFGLCELAGGFVAGSQALKADSLDFIGDGSITLVGLVALGWSAVARSRTALIQGLFLGALGLGVIGFAAWRAFHAVPPEADLMGGIGGVALIVNVSAALVLARFRHEGDATARAIWLFSRNDALANVAVIIAAGLVAWTGKAWPDLVVAGAIALLFLHSATDIIRDALREISRRQGAVSG, encoded by the coding sequence GTGAGCGATTGTGGATGCAGCGGCGATGAAGAACGCGCCAGCGTCGACCCCGCCTACCGGCGAGCACTCTGGATCGTGGTGGTCCTCAATATCGGATTCGGCCTGTGCGAGCTGGCGGGCGGATTCGTCGCCGGATCGCAGGCGCTCAAGGCCGATTCGCTCGACTTTATCGGCGATGGATCGATCACCCTTGTTGGACTCGTCGCGCTCGGTTGGTCCGCGGTCGCACGCAGCAGGACGGCACTCATCCAGGGGCTGTTTCTTGGCGCGCTTGGACTTGGCGTGATCGGCTTTGCGGCGTGGCGCGCCTTTCATGCCGTACCGCCTGAAGCCGACCTCATGGGCGGAATCGGCGGCGTGGCACTTATCGTCAATGTCTCGGCCGCGCTCGTGCTCGCGCGGTTCCGCCATGAAGGCGATGCCACCGCACGCGCCATCTGGCTTTTTTCGCGCAACGACGCCCTCGCCAATGTCGCCGTCATCATCGCGGCGGGTCTTGTGGCCTGGACCGGCAAGGCCTGGCCCGATCTCGTCGTGGCCGGCGCGATCGCGCTCCTGTTTCTCCACTCGGCCACCGACATCATTCGCGATGCGCTTCGCGAGATCTCGCGTCGGCAAGGCGCGGTATCCGGATGA
- a CDS encoding class I SAM-dependent methyltransferase, translating into MNDSSYTPPLGTGATADYDRAIRRWTRELRWREAMLTVLAAKPGETILDVGCGTGTFAVMLKMAQPGVTVIGIDPDEEALAIAETKARAAGVDIGWRRGFARDVEAASAHAVTSSLMFHQVPMAEKRAGLQAMRAALRPSGRLLIADYGRQTGLMRLLFRATIQRLDGVADTQPNADGVLPALISEAGFDDVRESVRIHTLTGTIALLTARRS; encoded by the coding sequence ATGAACGACAGCAGCTACACGCCGCCGCTCGGGACAGGCGCGACCGCCGATTATGATCGCGCCATCCGCCGCTGGACGCGCGAACTGCGCTGGCGCGAGGCGATGCTCACAGTACTCGCGGCCAAGCCCGGGGAGACCATCCTCGACGTGGGGTGTGGGACGGGGACCTTTGCGGTCATGCTCAAGATGGCGCAGCCTGGCGTCACGGTGATCGGGATCGATCCCGATGAGGAGGCGCTGGCGATCGCTGAAACCAAGGCGCGCGCTGCAGGGGTAGATATAGGCTGGAGGCGCGGCTTCGCGCGCGACGTCGAAGCTGCTTCAGCGCATGCCGTCACGTCGAGCCTGATGTTCCATCAGGTGCCGATGGCCGAAAAACGGGCCGGACTTCAGGCGATGCGCGCAGCGCTCCGACCGAGCGGGCGGCTTCTCATTGCCGACTATGGCCGCCAGACGGGGCTAATGCGCCTGCTGTTCCGGGCGACCATCCAGCGGCTCGACGGCGTTGCCGATACGCAGCCGAATGCCGATGGTGTCCTTCCAGCATTGATATCCGAAGCCGGATTTGACGATGTGCGGGAGAGTGTGCGCATTCACACGCTCACCGGCACGATCGCGCTGCTGACCGCGCGCAGGAGTTAG
- a CDS encoding cytochrome c/FTR1 family iron permease yields MDRNCSRRLSLGSVRGGGSLRSFIAAFLFLLLACGPVPALASDADVQTTWRLLDYVAVDYSGAVANGRVTSDAEYAEMTEFAGQVETRLKALPANKAKSDLLRQAAELRTAIGAKQAPVDVSTRAHALANALLAAYPVPLAPSSPPDLARGAKLYVENCAACHGPAGDGKGPNAVGLDPPPIAFTDAARANQRSLFGLYQVITQGLEGTAMTSFETLSNDDRWALAFYTGSLAYPPAEAQTGEGLWQGDASLRARLPNMAALAGTTPDVLATDIGRDKAQAVSAYLRRHPEALIAKPEGSLALARERLDASLKAYAAGDRKAATDLALSAYLDGFEPVEPVLAARDAALMARIEGAMGELRSAIGKGRPVPEVKAAIGALDGLFVEAESALAPDKASSSSTFLGAFGVLLREGLEALLIVIAMIAFLRKTERVEVIRYVHGGWVAALGAGALTWAIATWFIGISGASRELTEGFGSLFAAVILVSVGIWMHGKSNAEAWQRYIKEKMTHALSRGSAWFLFFLAFVVVYREVFETILFYAALWTQGNGMALLAGAVTAILLLAVIAWAMLRYSARLPITQFFSWSSILIAILAVVLAGKGIAGLQEAGILGVGPLPGVPRIQMLGLFPTVQTVFAQIAALAILGVGFWMNGRSARKPAADRA; encoded by the coding sequence ATGGACAGAAATTGCAGCCGCCGGTTATCGCTCGGCAGTGTCCGGGGGGGCGGTTCCCTGCGATCTTTCATCGCCGCATTTCTGTTCCTGCTCCTGGCATGTGGCCCGGTCCCGGCACTCGCGAGTGATGCGGATGTCCAGACGACCTGGCGATTGCTCGATTACGTAGCCGTCGACTATTCGGGGGCGGTTGCCAACGGGCGGGTCACCAGCGACGCCGAATATGCGGAGATGACCGAGTTCGCGGGTCAGGTGGAAACGCGTCTGAAGGCACTGCCAGCCAACAAGGCCAAGTCCGATCTGCTGAGACAGGCGGCCGAATTGCGGACCGCAATCGGCGCCAAGCAGGCTCCGGTGGATGTGTCGACCAGGGCGCACGCGCTGGCGAACGCGCTGCTTGCAGCCTATCCGGTTCCGCTCGCGCCTTCTTCTCCGCCCGATCTCGCGCGCGGCGCGAAACTCTATGTCGAGAATTGCGCCGCGTGCCATGGCCCGGCCGGGGATGGCAAAGGCCCCAATGCCGTGGGCCTCGACCCACCGCCGATCGCGTTCACCGACGCCGCGCGCGCCAACCAGCGCAGCCTGTTTGGCCTCTATCAGGTCATCACTCAGGGCCTTGAGGGCACGGCGATGACGAGCTTCGAGACGCTCTCGAATGACGACCGGTGGGCGCTGGCCTTTTACACCGGAAGCCTCGCCTATCCGCCTGCCGAGGCGCAGACGGGCGAGGGGCTGTGGCAGGGCGATGCGAGCCTCAGGGCCAGGCTCCCCAACATGGCGGCGCTTGCGGGCACCACCCCCGATGTCCTCGCGACCGATATCGGGCGGGACAAGGCGCAGGCCGTGTCAGCATATCTGAGGCGTCACCCCGAAGCGCTCATCGCCAAGCCCGAGGGGTCGCTTGCGCTCGCACGTGAGCGGCTGGACGCAAGTCTCAAGGCTTACGCGGCTGGCGACCGCAAGGCGGCGACCGATCTCGCGCTTTCGGCCTATCTCGATGGCTTCGAACCCGTGGAGCCTGTCCTCGCCGCGCGCGACGCGGCACTCATGGCGCGGATAGAAGGCGCGATGGGCGAATTGCGCAGCGCGATCGGCAAGGGCCGTCCCGTGCCTGAGGTGAAGGCCGCGATCGGAGCCCTCGACGGACTCTTTGTCGAAGCCGAAAGCGCACTGGCGCCTGACAAGGCGAGCAGCAGCTCGACCTTTCTGGGCGCGTTCGGCGTGCTGCTGCGCGAAGGGCTGGAGGCGCTTCTCATCGTGATCGCGATGATCGCCTTTCTGCGCAAGACCGAGCGCGTCGAGGTGATCCGCTATGTCCATGGCGGCTGGGTGGCGGCGCTGGGTGCGGGCGCGCTGACCTGGGCAATCGCCACCTGGTTCATCGGCATCAGCGGGGCGTCGCGCGAGCTGACCGAAGGCTTCGGATCGCTGTTCGCTGCGGTCATCCTCGTGTCGGTCGGCATCTGGATGCACGGCAAGAGCAATGCCGAGGCCTGGCAGCGCTACATCAAGGAGAAGATGACGCACGCGCTGTCGCGCGGTTCGGCATGGTTCCTCTTCTTCCTCGCCTTCGTCGTCGTCTATCGCGAGGTGTTCGAGACGATCCTGTTCTATGCGGCGCTGTGGACGCAGGGCAACGGGATGGCGCTCCTGGCGGGCGCCGTCACGGCCATCCTTCTCCTCGCTGTCATCGCCTGGGCCATGCTTCGCTACAGCGCGAGGCTCCCGATCACGCAGTTCTTCTCGTGGAGCTCGATCCTGATCGCGATCCTGGCGGTCGTGCTTGCGGGCAAGGGTATCGCGGGATTGCAGGAGGCGGGCATCCTGGGTGTCGGACCGCTGCCGGGCGTACCGCGCATCCAGATGCTAGGGCTCTTCCCGACGGTCCAGACGGTATTCGCGCAGATCGCGGCACTGGCGATCCTTGGGGTCGGTTTCTGGATGAATGGCCGCAGCGCCCGGAAGCCTGCGGCCGACCGGGCCTAA